A section of the Salvelinus fontinalis isolate EN_2023a chromosome 33, ASM2944872v1, whole genome shotgun sequence genome encodes:
- the LOC129831782 gene encoding NACHT, LRR and PYD domains-containing protein 3-like isoform X4: MNNKKRRTIAKTLNPKKPKWNKNLLGTKPCIRKIWGQSCRLSASCPQCRERLLRSPLTATPGQILREHNDPTTSNRETSLGDQPTTEQTEASLPLPSSYFSSNCQLLHSSISPHPLPPCTHPHLFSLSSTASPHNPSLPSSVLSDPPSLSSPILPVSPSLMLPPHAPSHSYIAQSGGTNFAPQLSNNFFAGPVNISMPSQQRVDLSQAPQGSDQEDGVLQRVKANLKARMKSCCEHLFEGNSRNETPLKNIYTELYITAGETEGVCNEHEVLQIETASRTCTSDDTPINCNDIFKPLPGQNRIITTVMTKGIAGIGKTVTVQKFILDWAEGKANQHLDFIFLLPFRELNLFKKQSSLHSLLCGFYHELGDIEDANTIAGCQVLFIFDGLDESRFALDFNQNETLFDIAEEAPIDVLLTNLIKGNLSPRASLWITSRPAAAYKIPRKNITKMTEVRGFNELQEEEYFRKRFCSDAKLANRIISHIKTTRSLNIMCHIPVFCWITATVLWEKFRDDCKEIPKTLSEMYTHFVLIQTNLKNQKYHNIEETDARRILKSDKEIILKLAKLAFEHLTKSNFIFYEKDLRECGIDIKKVSVQSGLCTEIFKQEVGLYSKTVYCFLHLTIQEYFAALYLLYCYTTDNMEVLKSFLNDTLVEEDSLLSKHIGYHLDASQRDGPGESLESDQLEYCEEISTLEEEPEEHCLLDDEAVEGSDSESSELVLHEKPAFHVLLKSAVLNALESENGHLDIMLRFLLGLSLDSNQILLQDLLPEMESCAQSVEETKKYIKEMLRYYKSPERCINLLFCLAEINDNTLLEEVQAYLRPGNHGGKKLSPEQCTALAYVLMSAGILHEFDPKKYNTSEEGQWRMIPVVKCCINALLSNWNITEKLCGVVASALKASNSPLQKLDLSYNYLQNSSMDLICAGLSSQHCKLKILRLNRCNLTAECCSALESALSSDSSHLRDLDLSDNDLQDSGVKLLSAGLQKLETLRLSSCGVTKEGCTSLASALRSNISNLRELDLSDNDLYDSGVKLLSAVLGNPHCKLETLSDVFSLEAVWLYCLRGRMCFSDLSSEVKRLKPEGAGSELQSPRRHRSETALCSTGGSTFHTKCGTQ, encoded by the exons ATGAATAACAAAAAGAGACGGACCATTGCAAAGACGCTCAATCCAAAG AAACCTAAGTGGAACAAGAATCTCCTTGGCACCAAGCCATGCATTAGAAAGATTTGGGGCCAATCTTGCCGACTGTCAGCATCTTGTCCCCAGTGTAGGGAGAGGCTTCTGCGTTCCCCCCTCACTGCCACGCCTGGACAGATACTACGAGAACACAACGACCCAACCACAAGCAACAGAGAAACGA gTCTAGGAGATCAACCAACCACTGAGCAGACAGAAGCGTCACTACCACTCCCATCTTCTTATTTTTCATCAAACTGCCAGCTTCTCCATTCCTCCATTTCGCCACACCCCCTACCACCCTGCACTCATCCCCACCTTTTCTCTCTGTCGTCCACAGCTTCACCACAcaatccctctctcccatcctctgttTTATCTgaccctccttctctctcgtcACCCATTTTACCAGTCTCCCCATCCCTCATGTTACCACCACATGCTCCCAGCCATTCCTACATTGCCCAGTCTGGAGGCACTAACTTTGCACCTCAACTCAGCAACAACTTCTTTGCGGGCCCTGTTAATATTAGCATGCCATCTCAGCAGAGAG TAGACTTGTCACAGGCTCCACAAGGCAGTGATCAAG AGGATGGTGTCCTACAGAGAGTCAAAGCGAATCTTAAAGCCAGAATGAAAAGTTGCTGTGAACACCTGTTTGAAGGCAACTCCAGAAATGAAACTCCTCTCAAAAATATTTACACAGAACTCTACATCACAGCAGGAGAGACTGAAGGGGTCTGTAATGAACATGAGGTGTTGCAGATCGAGACAGCATCCAGAACATGCACATCAGACGACACTCCTATCAATTGCAATGACATCTTTAAACCTTTACCTGGACAGAACAGAATAATCACAACTGTGATGACCAAGGGCATTGCTGGGATCGGAAAAACAGTCACAGTCCAGAAGTTCATCCTTGACTGGGCAGAAGGAAAAGCCAATCAGCATCTGGATTTTATATTTCTGCTTCCATTCCGGGAATTGAATTTGTTCAAAAAGCAGTCCAGTCTTCATAGCCTTCTGTGTGGCTTCTACCATGAACTTGGAGATATAGAGGATGCAAATACAATTGCAGGTTGTCAAGTTCTGTTCATCTTCGATGGTCTGGATGAAAGCCGATTTGCACTTGATTTTAATCAAAacgaaacattgtttgacatagCAGAAGAAGCGCCCATTGATGTCCTATTGACAAATCTCATTAAGGGGAATCTGTCACCCAGAGCTAGCCTCTGGATAACCTCCCGACCAGCAGCAGCCTATAAAATCCCCAGGAAGAACATTACAAAGATGACAGAAGTGCGTGGGTTCAATGAATTGCAGgaggaggagtacttcaggaagagattcTGTTCGGATGCAAAGCTGGCCAAcagaatcatctcacacataaagacaACAAGGAGCCTCaacatcatgtgccacattccTGTCTTCTGCTGGATCACTGCTACAGTTCTATGGGAGAAGTTCAGAGATGACTGCAAAGAAATCCCTAAAACCCTTTCTGAGATGTACACACACTTCGTGCTCATTCAGACAAACCTGAAGAACCAGAAGTACCATAACATCGAAGAGACAGATGCGCGGAGGATCTTGAAATCAGATAAAGAAATCATTCTAAAGCTGGCCAAGCTAGCTTTTGAACACCTGACGAAAAGCAATTTCATATTTTATGAGAAGGATCTGAGAGAGTGTGGCATTGACATCAAAAAAGTTTCAGTGCAATCTGGATTGTGCACAGAAATCTTCAAACAAGAGGTTGGGCTCTACAGCAAGACAGTCTACTGCTTTTTGCATTTGACCATCCAGGAGTACTTTGCCGCACTGTATTTGCTTTACTGCTACACAACTGATAACATGGAGGTGCTGAAGTCTTTCCTCAATGACACGTTGGTTGAGGAAGACTCTCTGTTGAGCAAACACATTGGATACCATTTAGATGCTTCACAGagagatgggcctggagaaagtCTGgagtctgaccaattggaatacTGTGAAGAAATCTCCACTCTGGAGGAAGAGCCTGAGGAACATTGTCTTTTGGATGATGAGGCTGTAGAAGGGTCTGACTCTGAGTCTTCAGAGCTGGTTCTACATGAAAAACCAGCCTTTCATGTGTTACTGAAGAGCGCAGTGCTCAATGCCTTGGAGAGTGAAAATGGACATCTGGACATTATGCTCCGCTTCCTTCTTGGCCTCTCACTGGACTCCAATCAGATACTCCTACAAGACCTACTGCCAGAGATGGAGAGCTGTGCACAGAGTGTTGAggaaacaaaaaaatacataaagGAGATGCTGAGGTATTACAAATCGCCTGAGAGATGCATCAACCTTTTATTCTGCTTGGCTGAAATCAATGACAATACCCTTCTTGAAGAGGTTCAAGCATACTTGAGGCCAGGAAATCATGGAGGAAAAAAGCTCTCACCTGAACAATGCACAGCTCTGGCTTATGTACTAATGTCAGCTGGGATTCTGCATGAGTTTGATCCAAAGAAGTACAACACTTCTGAGGAGGGCCAATGGAGGATGATTCCAGTTGTGAAGTGCTGTATAAATGCCCT ACTTTCTAACTGGAACATCACAGAGAAATTGTGTGGAGTAGTGGCTTCAGCTCTCAAGGCATCAAACTCCCCACTGCAAAAGCTGGACCTGAGTTACAATTACCTGCAGAACTCCAGTATGGATCTAATCTGTGCCGGGTTGAGTAGTCAACACTGTAAACTGAAGATATTGAG GCTAAATCGATGCAATCTAACAGCGGAATGCTGTTCAGCTTTGGAGTCTGCTCTTAGCTCAGACTCGTCACACCTGAGAGACCTGGACCTGAGTGACAATGATCTCCAGGATTCTGGTGTGaaactgctctctgctggactgcaGAAATTGGAAACATTGAG GTTGTCATCCTGTGGCGTGACAAAGGAAGGTTGTACCTCTTTGGCTTCAGCTCTACGTTCAAATATCTcaaacctgagagagctggacctcaGTGACAATGACCTGTATGATTCAGGCGTGAAGCTGCTGTCTGCTGTACTGGGGAATCCACATTGTAAACTGGAGACACTGAG TGATGTCTTCTCTTTGGAGGCTGTCTGGCTGTATTGTCTCAGAGGAAGGATGTGCTTCTCTGacctcagctctgaggtcaaacgcCTCAAACCTGAGGGAGCTGGatctgagctacaatcacccaggagacacAGGAGTGAGACTGCTCTCTGCAGCACGGGAGGATCCACATTTCATACTAAA TGTGGAACACAATGA
- the LOC129831782 gene encoding NACHT, LRR and PYD domains-containing protein 12-like isoform X1, protein MNNKKRRTIAKTLNPKKPKWNKNLLGTKPCIRKIWGQSCRLSASCPQCRERLLRSPLTATPGQILREHNDPTTSNRETSLGDQPTTEQTEASLPLPSSYFSSNCQLLHSSISPHPLPPCTHPHLFSLSSTASPHNPSLPSSVLSDPPSLSSPILPVSPSLMLPPHAPSHSYIAQSGGTNFAPQLSNNFFAGPVNISMPSQQRVDLSQAPQGSDQEDGVLQRVKANLKARMKSCCEHLFEGNSRNETPLKNIYTELYITAGETEGVCNEHEVLQIETASRTCTSDDTPINCNDIFKPLPGQNRIITTVMTKGIAGIGKTVTVQKFILDWAEGKANQHLDFIFLLPFRELNLFKKQSSLHSLLCGFYHELGDIEDANTIAGCQVLFIFDGLDESRFALDFNQNETLFDIAEEAPIDVLLTNLIKGNLSPRASLWITSRPAAAYKIPRKNITKMTEVRGFNELQEEEYFRKRFCSDAKLANRIISHIKTTRSLNIMCHIPVFCWITATVLWEKFRDDCKEIPKTLSEMYTHFVLIQTNLKNQKYHNIEETDARRILKSDKEIILKLAKLAFEHLTKSNFIFYEKDLRECGIDIKKVSVQSGLCTEIFKQEVGLYSKTVYCFLHLTIQEYFAALYLLYCYTTDNMEVLKSFLNDTLVEEDSLLSKHIGYHLDASQRDGPGESLESDQLEYCEEISTLEEEPEEHCLLDDEAVEGSDSESSELVLHEKPAFHVLLKSAVLNALESENGHLDIMLRFLLGLSLDSNQILLQDLLPEMESCAQSVEETKKYIKEMLRYYKSPERCINLLFCLAEINDNTLLEEVQAYLRPGNHGGKKLSPEQCTALAYVLMSAGILHEFDPKKYNTSEEGQWRMIPVVKCCINALLSNWNITEKLCGVVASALKASNSPLQKLDLSYNYLQNSSMDLICAGLSSQHCKLKILRLNRCNLTAECCSALESALSSDSSHLRDLDLSDNDLQDSGVKLLSAGLQKLETLRLSSCGVTKEGCTSLASALRSNISNLRELDLSDNDLYDSGVKLLSAVLGNPHCKLETLRLSGCIVSEEGCASLTSALRSNASNLRELDLSYNHPGDTGVRLLSAAREDPHFILNVEHNEECYLKSGLKKYACALTLDPNTTHRKLSLSNSGRTVICEADDHPYCPHIERFDDCPQVLCREVLTGRCYWEAEWSGRAVSVGVAYKDMSRVGKGHDCLLGYNDKSWSLRLLKRRLYICHNNTNKVIPAPSSCADRVGVYLNSSQGTLSFYLVSSDTLTHLHTFHSTFTEPLYPAFSVNDYSSVSLC, encoded by the exons ATGAATAACAAAAAGAGACGGACCATTGCAAAGACGCTCAATCCAAAG AAACCTAAGTGGAACAAGAATCTCCTTGGCACCAAGCCATGCATTAGAAAGATTTGGGGCCAATCTTGCCGACTGTCAGCATCTTGTCCCCAGTGTAGGGAGAGGCTTCTGCGTTCCCCCCTCACTGCCACGCCTGGACAGATACTACGAGAACACAACGACCCAACCACAAGCAACAGAGAAACGA gTCTAGGAGATCAACCAACCACTGAGCAGACAGAAGCGTCACTACCACTCCCATCTTCTTATTTTTCATCAAACTGCCAGCTTCTCCATTCCTCCATTTCGCCACACCCCCTACCACCCTGCACTCATCCCCACCTTTTCTCTCTGTCGTCCACAGCTTCACCACAcaatccctctctcccatcctctgttTTATCTgaccctccttctctctcgtcACCCATTTTACCAGTCTCCCCATCCCTCATGTTACCACCACATGCTCCCAGCCATTCCTACATTGCCCAGTCTGGAGGCACTAACTTTGCACCTCAACTCAGCAACAACTTCTTTGCGGGCCCTGTTAATATTAGCATGCCATCTCAGCAGAGAG TAGACTTGTCACAGGCTCCACAAGGCAGTGATCAAG AGGATGGTGTCCTACAGAGAGTCAAAGCGAATCTTAAAGCCAGAATGAAAAGTTGCTGTGAACACCTGTTTGAAGGCAACTCCAGAAATGAAACTCCTCTCAAAAATATTTACACAGAACTCTACATCACAGCAGGAGAGACTGAAGGGGTCTGTAATGAACATGAGGTGTTGCAGATCGAGACAGCATCCAGAACATGCACATCAGACGACACTCCTATCAATTGCAATGACATCTTTAAACCTTTACCTGGACAGAACAGAATAATCACAACTGTGATGACCAAGGGCATTGCTGGGATCGGAAAAACAGTCACAGTCCAGAAGTTCATCCTTGACTGGGCAGAAGGAAAAGCCAATCAGCATCTGGATTTTATATTTCTGCTTCCATTCCGGGAATTGAATTTGTTCAAAAAGCAGTCCAGTCTTCATAGCCTTCTGTGTGGCTTCTACCATGAACTTGGAGATATAGAGGATGCAAATACAATTGCAGGTTGTCAAGTTCTGTTCATCTTCGATGGTCTGGATGAAAGCCGATTTGCACTTGATTTTAATCAAAacgaaacattgtttgacatagCAGAAGAAGCGCCCATTGATGTCCTATTGACAAATCTCATTAAGGGGAATCTGTCACCCAGAGCTAGCCTCTGGATAACCTCCCGACCAGCAGCAGCCTATAAAATCCCCAGGAAGAACATTACAAAGATGACAGAAGTGCGTGGGTTCAATGAATTGCAGgaggaggagtacttcaggaagagattcTGTTCGGATGCAAAGCTGGCCAAcagaatcatctcacacataaagacaACAAGGAGCCTCaacatcatgtgccacattccTGTCTTCTGCTGGATCACTGCTACAGTTCTATGGGAGAAGTTCAGAGATGACTGCAAAGAAATCCCTAAAACCCTTTCTGAGATGTACACACACTTCGTGCTCATTCAGACAAACCTGAAGAACCAGAAGTACCATAACATCGAAGAGACAGATGCGCGGAGGATCTTGAAATCAGATAAAGAAATCATTCTAAAGCTGGCCAAGCTAGCTTTTGAACACCTGACGAAAAGCAATTTCATATTTTATGAGAAGGATCTGAGAGAGTGTGGCATTGACATCAAAAAAGTTTCAGTGCAATCTGGATTGTGCACAGAAATCTTCAAACAAGAGGTTGGGCTCTACAGCAAGACAGTCTACTGCTTTTTGCATTTGACCATCCAGGAGTACTTTGCCGCACTGTATTTGCTTTACTGCTACACAACTGATAACATGGAGGTGCTGAAGTCTTTCCTCAATGACACGTTGGTTGAGGAAGACTCTCTGTTGAGCAAACACATTGGATACCATTTAGATGCTTCACAGagagatgggcctggagaaagtCTGgagtctgaccaattggaatacTGTGAAGAAATCTCCACTCTGGAGGAAGAGCCTGAGGAACATTGTCTTTTGGATGATGAGGCTGTAGAAGGGTCTGACTCTGAGTCTTCAGAGCTGGTTCTACATGAAAAACCAGCCTTTCATGTGTTACTGAAGAGCGCAGTGCTCAATGCCTTGGAGAGTGAAAATGGACATCTGGACATTATGCTCCGCTTCCTTCTTGGCCTCTCACTGGACTCCAATCAGATACTCCTACAAGACCTACTGCCAGAGATGGAGAGCTGTGCACAGAGTGTTGAggaaacaaaaaaatacataaagGAGATGCTGAGGTATTACAAATCGCCTGAGAGATGCATCAACCTTTTATTCTGCTTGGCTGAAATCAATGACAATACCCTTCTTGAAGAGGTTCAAGCATACTTGAGGCCAGGAAATCATGGAGGAAAAAAGCTCTCACCTGAACAATGCACAGCTCTGGCTTATGTACTAATGTCAGCTGGGATTCTGCATGAGTTTGATCCAAAGAAGTACAACACTTCTGAGGAGGGCCAATGGAGGATGATTCCAGTTGTGAAGTGCTGTATAAATGCCCT ACTTTCTAACTGGAACATCACAGAGAAATTGTGTGGAGTAGTGGCTTCAGCTCTCAAGGCATCAAACTCCCCACTGCAAAAGCTGGACCTGAGTTACAATTACCTGCAGAACTCCAGTATGGATCTAATCTGTGCCGGGTTGAGTAGTCAACACTGTAAACTGAAGATATTGAG GCTAAATCGATGCAATCTAACAGCGGAATGCTGTTCAGCTTTGGAGTCTGCTCTTAGCTCAGACTCGTCACACCTGAGAGACCTGGACCTGAGTGACAATGATCTCCAGGATTCTGGTGTGaaactgctctctgctggactgcaGAAATTGGAAACATTGAG GTTGTCATCCTGTGGCGTGACAAAGGAAGGTTGTACCTCTTTGGCTTCAGCTCTACGTTCAAATATCTcaaacctgagagagctggacctcaGTGACAATGACCTGTATGATTCAGGCGTGAAGCTGCTGTCTGCTGTACTGGGGAATCCACATTGTAAACTGGAGACACTGAG GCTGTCTGGCTGTATTGTCTCAGAGGAAGGATGTGCTTCTCTGacctcagctctgaggtcaaacgcCTCAAACCTGAGGGAGCTGGatctgagctacaatcacccaggagacacAGGAGTGAGACTGCTCTCTGCAGCACGGGAGGATCCACATTTCATACTAAA TGTGGAACACAATGAAGAGTGCTACTTAAAATCAGGCCTGAAGAAGT ATGCCTGTGCACTCACACTGGACCCTAACACAACACACAGAAAGCTGTCTCTGTCCAACAGCGGAAGAACTGTGATATGTGAGGCTGATGATCATCCGTACTGTCCTCACATCGAGAGATTTGATGACTGTCCtcaggtgctgtgtagagaggttctgactgggcgctgttactgggaggcTGAGTGGAGTGGGAGAGCGGTTAGTGtaggtgtggcatataaagacATGAGCAGGGTTGGAAAAGGACATGACTGTTTGCTCGGTTACAATGACAAATCCTGGAGCCTGAGACTCCTCAAACGCAGACTATATATCTGTCACAATAATACGAACAAGGTCATACCTGCACCCTCTTCCTGCGCTGACAGAGTTGGGGTATATCTGAACTCTTCACAAGGCACTCTATCCTTCTACCTAGtctcctctgacacactgacccacctgCACACATTCCACTCCACCTTCACTGAACCCCTCTATCCAGCATTTTCAGTCAATGACTATTCATCAGTGTCCCTGTGCTAG
- the LOC129831782 gene encoding NACHT, LRR and PYD domains-containing protein 3-like isoform X6 has protein sequence MNNKKRRTIAKTLNPKKPKWNKNLLGTKPCIRKIWGQSCRLSASCPQCRERLLRSPLTATPGQILREHNDPTTSNRETSLGDQPTTEQTEASLPLPSSYFSSNCQLLHSSISPHPLPPCTHPHLFSLSSTASPHNPSLPSSVLSDPPSLSSPILPVSPSLMLPPHAPSHSYIAQSGGTNFAPQLSNNFFAGPVNISMPSQQRVDLSQAPQGSDQEDGVLQRVKANLKARMKSCCEHLFEGNSRNETPLKNIYTELYITAGETEGVCNEHEVLQIETASRTCTSDDTPINCNDIFKPLPGQNRIITTVMTKGIAGIGKTVTVQKFILDWAEGKANQHLDFIFLLPFRELNLFKKQSSLHSLLCGFYHELGDIEDANTIAGCQVLFIFDGLDESRFALDFNQNETLFDIAEEAPIDVLLTNLIKGNLSPRASLWITSRPAAAYKIPRKNITKMTEVRGFNELQEEEYFRKRFCSDAKLANRIISHIKTTRSLNIMCHIPVFCWITATVLWEKFRDDCKEIPKTLSEMYTHFVLIQTNLKNQKYHNIEETDARRILKSDKEIILKLAKLAFEHLTKSNFIFYEKDLRECGIDIKKVSVQSGLCTEIFKQEVGLYSKTVYCFLHLTIQEYFAALYLLYCYTTDNMEVLKSFLNDTLVEEDSLLSKHIGYHLDASQRDGPGESLESDQLEYCEEISTLEEEPEEHCLLDDEAVEGSDSESSELVLHEKPAFHVLLKSAVLNALESENGHLDIMLRFLLGLSLDSNQILLQDLLPEMESCAQSVEETKKYIKEMLRYYKSPERCINLLFCLAEINDNTLLEEVQAYLRPGNHGGKKLSPEQCTALAYVLMSAGILHEFDPKKYNTSEEGQWRMIPVVKCCINALLSNWNITEKLCGVVASALKASNSPLQKLDLSYNYLQNSSMDLICAGLSSQHCKLKILRLNRCNLTAECCSALESALSSDSSHLRDLDLSDNDLQDSGVKLLSAGLQKLETLRLSSCGVTKEGCTSLASALRSNISNLRELDLSDNDLYDSGVKLLSAVLGNPHCKLETLR, from the exons ATGAATAACAAAAAGAGACGGACCATTGCAAAGACGCTCAATCCAAAG AAACCTAAGTGGAACAAGAATCTCCTTGGCACCAAGCCATGCATTAGAAAGATTTGGGGCCAATCTTGCCGACTGTCAGCATCTTGTCCCCAGTGTAGGGAGAGGCTTCTGCGTTCCCCCCTCACTGCCACGCCTGGACAGATACTACGAGAACACAACGACCCAACCACAAGCAACAGAGAAACGA gTCTAGGAGATCAACCAACCACTGAGCAGACAGAAGCGTCACTACCACTCCCATCTTCTTATTTTTCATCAAACTGCCAGCTTCTCCATTCCTCCATTTCGCCACACCCCCTACCACCCTGCACTCATCCCCACCTTTTCTCTCTGTCGTCCACAGCTTCACCACAcaatccctctctcccatcctctgttTTATCTgaccctccttctctctcgtcACCCATTTTACCAGTCTCCCCATCCCTCATGTTACCACCACATGCTCCCAGCCATTCCTACATTGCCCAGTCTGGAGGCACTAACTTTGCACCTCAACTCAGCAACAACTTCTTTGCGGGCCCTGTTAATATTAGCATGCCATCTCAGCAGAGAG TAGACTTGTCACAGGCTCCACAAGGCAGTGATCAAG AGGATGGTGTCCTACAGAGAGTCAAAGCGAATCTTAAAGCCAGAATGAAAAGTTGCTGTGAACACCTGTTTGAAGGCAACTCCAGAAATGAAACTCCTCTCAAAAATATTTACACAGAACTCTACATCACAGCAGGAGAGACTGAAGGGGTCTGTAATGAACATGAGGTGTTGCAGATCGAGACAGCATCCAGAACATGCACATCAGACGACACTCCTATCAATTGCAATGACATCTTTAAACCTTTACCTGGACAGAACAGAATAATCACAACTGTGATGACCAAGGGCATTGCTGGGATCGGAAAAACAGTCACAGTCCAGAAGTTCATCCTTGACTGGGCAGAAGGAAAAGCCAATCAGCATCTGGATTTTATATTTCTGCTTCCATTCCGGGAATTGAATTTGTTCAAAAAGCAGTCCAGTCTTCATAGCCTTCTGTGTGGCTTCTACCATGAACTTGGAGATATAGAGGATGCAAATACAATTGCAGGTTGTCAAGTTCTGTTCATCTTCGATGGTCTGGATGAAAGCCGATTTGCACTTGATTTTAATCAAAacgaaacattgtttgacatagCAGAAGAAGCGCCCATTGATGTCCTATTGACAAATCTCATTAAGGGGAATCTGTCACCCAGAGCTAGCCTCTGGATAACCTCCCGACCAGCAGCAGCCTATAAAATCCCCAGGAAGAACATTACAAAGATGACAGAAGTGCGTGGGTTCAATGAATTGCAGgaggaggagtacttcaggaagagattcTGTTCGGATGCAAAGCTGGCCAAcagaatcatctcacacataaagacaACAAGGAGCCTCaacatcatgtgccacattccTGTCTTCTGCTGGATCACTGCTACAGTTCTATGGGAGAAGTTCAGAGATGACTGCAAAGAAATCCCTAAAACCCTTTCTGAGATGTACACACACTTCGTGCTCATTCAGACAAACCTGAAGAACCAGAAGTACCATAACATCGAAGAGACAGATGCGCGGAGGATCTTGAAATCAGATAAAGAAATCATTCTAAAGCTGGCCAAGCTAGCTTTTGAACACCTGACGAAAAGCAATTTCATATTTTATGAGAAGGATCTGAGAGAGTGTGGCATTGACATCAAAAAAGTTTCAGTGCAATCTGGATTGTGCACAGAAATCTTCAAACAAGAGGTTGGGCTCTACAGCAAGACAGTCTACTGCTTTTTGCATTTGACCATCCAGGAGTACTTTGCCGCACTGTATTTGCTTTACTGCTACACAACTGATAACATGGAGGTGCTGAAGTCTTTCCTCAATGACACGTTGGTTGAGGAAGACTCTCTGTTGAGCAAACACATTGGATACCATTTAGATGCTTCACAGagagatgggcctggagaaagtCTGgagtctgaccaattggaatacTGTGAAGAAATCTCCACTCTGGAGGAAGAGCCTGAGGAACATTGTCTTTTGGATGATGAGGCTGTAGAAGGGTCTGACTCTGAGTCTTCAGAGCTGGTTCTACATGAAAAACCAGCCTTTCATGTGTTACTGAAGAGCGCAGTGCTCAATGCCTTGGAGAGTGAAAATGGACATCTGGACATTATGCTCCGCTTCCTTCTTGGCCTCTCACTGGACTCCAATCAGATACTCCTACAAGACCTACTGCCAGAGATGGAGAGCTGTGCACAGAGTGTTGAggaaacaaaaaaatacataaagGAGATGCTGAGGTATTACAAATCGCCTGAGAGATGCATCAACCTTTTATTCTGCTTGGCTGAAATCAATGACAATACCCTTCTTGAAGAGGTTCAAGCATACTTGAGGCCAGGAAATCATGGAGGAAAAAAGCTCTCACCTGAACAATGCACAGCTCTGGCTTATGTACTAATGTCAGCTGGGATTCTGCATGAGTTTGATCCAAAGAAGTACAACACTTCTGAGGAGGGCCAATGGAGGATGATTCCAGTTGTGAAGTGCTGTATAAATGCCCT ACTTTCTAACTGGAACATCACAGAGAAATTGTGTGGAGTAGTGGCTTCAGCTCTCAAGGCATCAAACTCCCCACTGCAAAAGCTGGACCTGAGTTACAATTACCTGCAGAACTCCAGTATGGATCTAATCTGTGCCGGGTTGAGTAGTCAACACTGTAAACTGAAGATATTGAG GCTAAATCGATGCAATCTAACAGCGGAATGCTGTTCAGCTTTGGAGTCTGCTCTTAGCTCAGACTCGTCACACCTGAGAGACCTGGACCTGAGTGACAATGATCTCCAGGATTCTGGTGTGaaactgctctctgctggactgcaGAAATTGGAAACATTGAG GTTGTCATCCTGTGGCGTGACAAAGGAAGGTTGTACCTCTTTGGCTTCAGCTCTACGTTCAAATATCTcaaacctgagagagctggacctcaGTGACAATGACCTGTATGATTCAGGCGTGAAGCTGCTGTCTGCTGTACTGGGGAATCCACATTGTAAACTGGAGACACTGAG GTAG